A window of Methylomonas sp. 11b genomic DNA:
CCTAAGCCGGACCATAGCCACCAACGCCGGCGAAGATTACGCCACGGTTAAAGATGGCTTCATCGAAGGCGGCTGGAAAGACACAGTGCTGGTCATGCCAGGCGAACGGGTAAAAATCATTAAGCCCTTCCAGGACTTTAAAGGTTTGTTTATGTACCACTGCCATAACCTGGAACACGAAGATATGGGCATGATGCGGGATTTCTTGGTTGTATGATCAGACCGAGACGCCAATTGCCAGGGAAGGGGATATGACGATAATCAACAGGCATTTGACGGTCGAGGGCATGCACTGCCCGGGTTGTGAAGACACCATTCGCCAAGAATTGGCTGACTTACCGGGGGTGATAACGGTAGAGGTCAGCTATGCGCGAGCAACGGTTGATGTGCAATTCGACGACCAGTTGGCCGACGAAGCGGCGCTGCACCAAACCATTCGCGCCAAGGGTTACGGCGTGGAACTTACGCCACCCTCTGCTAGCGGCAAGCTAAAAGGTCTGTTGATTTTTATATTGTTATTGCTGGCTGTCGGTGGCGTGGCCTTCTGGGGCAAGAGTTTGATGCCAGGCGTGATGCAACAAATCACACCGCATATGGATCACGCGGTATTGCTGGGCATCGGCTTTCTCACCGGTTTTCATTGTATCGGCATGTGCGGCGGTTTTGTAGTGGGTTATACCGATCCGGCCAAACCCAAATCCCGCCAGTTGCTGGCGCATTTAAGTTACGCGTTCGGCAAGACCTTGTCTTACAGTGCACTGGGTGCCGGCTTTGGTTTGTTAGGTGCCACTATCGCCATGACCCCGCAGATACGCGGCGGACTGGCATTAGCCGCGAGCGTATTTCTATTGCTATACGGTTTGAAGATGCTCAACTTCTTCGCCTTCTTGCGCCGCTTTACTTTGCGCATGCCCAGGGCTGTCAATCGCCAGCTTGCAGACGAAATGCGCAAACCGCGCAGTGCTTTACGTACCGGCTTATTGACAGGTTTATTGCTGGGCTGTGGCCCGCTACAAGCCATGTATGTAATGGCCGCCGGCAGCGGCGACCCGGTGCAGGGCGCGCTGATTCTGTTCTGGTTTGGCCTCGGCACTTTGGCGCCGTTGCTCGGTTTTGGGTTTTTCGCCAGTTTATTGTCGCCGGTATTTATGCGTCAGCTCGTCAAGGTATCCGCAATATTGGTTATCGCGATGGGTGTCATGATGGCGCAACGCGGCTTGAAAATCGTCCAAGCAGGCCAGATGTCCGCAGCGATGCCCTCGCATACCCAACCCGTTCAGTGAGTTAAAATCTTGGATATTCACCGTTTCAGACAATTGAACGAGCAAGCCAAACTACTGGCGGACGAAATAGGCAACTTGCTGATCGAAGTTTTTCATTATTTGGCCTTGTTTGTCATCGGCGCCAGTATTGTTTGGTCGGCGGTGGTGGCATACGGCGGCATGATGCTGCAAGGCCATGCCACCATTGGCGACATTTTGCTGCTGTTTATCTATTTGGAGCTGGGTGCGATGGTCGGCATTTATTTCAAAACCAACCTGATGCCGGTGCGTTGTCTGATTTACATTGCCATCACCGCGCTGGCTAGATTGTTGATCGCCGACATACAGGCGCATCACCAGGCCGATATGGGGATTTTATTAGTGTCCGGCGGTATTTTATTGCTGGCCTTATCGACCATCATTATTCGCAAGCCTAGCGACGAATCGTAAAACTCAATTCAACCTCAATCTCGACAGATTTAGGCGGCTACCCGCGGGTGTTTGGTAACGCAGATGCCCGATTCAACTCGAATATTTTGTGAGCTCGGCTCATTCACACAGGACGATTTAGATGAAAACAACACTATTTCTAGCTGCCTTACTGCTATCGGTCTCTGCAGCCGAGGCCATCCCACCGGTCGATCCGGCACGACTGGACGAAGTGCAAGAACGTGGCAGTCATGTCATGCCGTTTGATCTGGAAAAAACTTTACATATTTTTAATAAAACCGACACCGGCGGCATCCAGCAAGTCATTGCCAAAGATGCTGCGGATACTGAGCAAATCGGCTTGGCGCGCAGCCACCTGGCGCAACTGGCTGCGGGGTTTGCCAAAGGCGATTTTTCCGGGCCGAGCCGTATTCATGGCGACGATATGCCGGGACTCAAAGCCTTGGCGTCAGCCGCCGGAAAAGTCAGTTTTATGTATCGGGATTTGCCGAACGGTGCGGAAATCGAGTATCGAACGGAAGATAAACAGTTGATAGCAGCGGTACACAGCTATTTCGATGCCCAACTTAGCGACCACGCTCGCCACGCAGTGCCGGGCGGACAGCATATGCACCACGGCCACCACCAGCCTTAATCGTTAATAAGACGGAAAGTTGTCACTGAACACCTACTGAATAGCCAGGTGTATTCTTGATTCAATCTGCCCGCAAACTCAGGAATCGATTCGCTGTGAAATAGTGCCATTCGATTGGCCTTTCCTTGCGGCGATTTTGTTGTTAAAAAGCCCTTATCTAACGGCGATAAGGGGGACGACATGTCCGGACTGGCGACAAAACACGCGGCGGGTAACGACGCTGCGGTTACAAAAATGCTCCCCCGGTATTGGCTGAGCCGCCCTGGATACTGGTTAGGCTGGGCCTTGATGCTAGCCTTGCTCTCTACCGTCATCGCCTTCCAGCAAGCGCCGCACCGCAACGCCTATCGCCCTGAACCCAAATTGTTGAGTTGGGATTATTGGGCTTACCCCGTCGAGCGCAACGCTTTTCGGAGGTTGCCGGCGATTGCCGGGAATCTTAATGATCTGGCTGTTTCCGAAGATGGCCAGCATATCTGGGTGGTCGGTGACGGCGGTTTAATTGTGTTTAGTGAGGACGGTGGGGTGAGCTGGCAGCAAGGGCAAATTGGCGCTGCGCCAGCTGTGCCGCTGGCGCAGACCGACGGTTTTTGGATCAAGGAAGCACAAGCCGGGATGCCGGGGGCCTACCCACCACAACAGCAATCGGCCCCGACTAACCTCGACAATGCGCCTTTAAGCGTTCGAAAAACCGACAGCGGTGAGGCAAATGCTGCCAGGGAGATAAACCCTGCGCTCGATTATGCAAACCAGTCGCCAGTCCAAAAGGCGCCGAGTGCGCCGCTAGAGCAAGAACTAGCTGCGCCAAAGACCAATAACGAGCCAACGGCGCCCACTTCAAAAAACCTGCCTCAAGCAATTACAGTCGAGAAGGCGGGCGACTCCGTTTCGCCGCCACCCGTTCAGAAGCAAAAGCCGAGTGAACGAGACCCGAAGCGCGCCAATTTATATTCCGTGCATTTCGTTGATACCTCTCATGGTTGGGCGGTCGGCGAAGATGGTGTGATTCTGGTTACCGCCGATGGCGCCAAAAGTTGGCAGTTCCAAGCCAGCGGCACCAAGGAAATATTGAACAGCGTGCATTTCGTCAATCCTGCGCATGGCTGGGTAGTAGGCCAGGCGGGCCTCATTCTGGCTACCGCAGACGGTGGTAAAAGTTGGAAAAATCAGGCGAGTGTTGCCGAGTCGCATCTGAATAGTGTGACGTTTTCCGATGACCTGCATGGTTGGGCCGTCGGTGATCTTGGGGCCATACTTGCCACCGCAGATGGTGGCCTAACTTGGCAAGCTCAAGCTAAAAATGCCAATCAAATTTTTCAATCGGTAGATTTTATCGATCATCTGCGAGGTTGGGCCGTGGGAACCGGTGGGCGCATCGTTGCCACCGCGGATGGCGGGAACACATGGCAGTCGCAACCTAACCAGGTGTCGCAATTTCTGCGTAGTGTCCGCTTTCTAAAAGACGGCTTACGGGGTTGGGTGGCTGGTACGAACGGTATGCTCGCAGCGACGACTGACGGCGGACTAAGCTGGCGATTACTAAACAGCGGAACTTCAGGTGAGTTGCGTAGCGTTAAATTTCTTCTTGATGGTTTGCACGGTTGGGCCGTCGGCGCCGACGGAAC
This region includes:
- a CDS encoding urease accessory protein UreH domain-containing protein; its protein translation is MTIINRHLTVEGMHCPGCEDTIRQELADLPGVITVEVSYARATVDVQFDDQLADEAALHQTIRAKGYGVELTPPSASGKLKGLLIFILLLLAVGGVAFWGKSLMPGVMQQITPHMDHAVLLGIGFLTGFHCIGMCGGFVVGYTDPAKPKSRQLLAHLSYAFGKTLSYSALGAGFGLLGATIAMTPQIRGGLALAASVFLLLYGLKMLNFFAFLRRFTLRMPRAVNRQLADEMRKPRSALRTGLLTGLLLGCGPLQAMYVMAAGSGDPVQGALILFWFGLGTLAPLLGFGFFASLLSPVFMRQLVKVSAILVIAMGVMMAQRGLKIVQAGQMSAAMPSHTQPVQ
- a CDS encoding phosphate-starvation-inducible protein PsiE encodes the protein MDIHRFRQLNEQAKLLADEIGNLLIEVFHYLALFVIGASIVWSAVVAYGGMMLQGHATIGDILLLFIYLELGAMVGIYFKTNLMPVRCLIYIAITALARLLIADIQAHHQADMGILLVSGGILLLALSTIIIRKPSDES